In Sphingomonas oryzagri, the genomic stretch GCGACAGGTCCGGCATCGTCGCGACCGCGATCATATAAGCGCCGACGACCGAGGTTACCGCGATGCCGAAGCGCATCGGCACCGGTGGATGGAGCGATGGTACGACGACCAGCCCGTGCCGCCGGAGTGCCACCGTCGCCACGGTGACGAAGATGATGCCGAGGAGCGGCACGACGACCAGCGCGAGCCGTTCCAGCGCGCGAATGCCGATCGGCGTCGAGGTCGCGGCCAATATGCTGCCGGCGATCACGAAGGCCGTGAAGCTATCGGGGAAGCCGTTTACCCTTGCGGCCACCACCATCGCCTCGCCGATGAAGGAGGCGTTGATGCCAAACGCGCAATATTGGACCAGGGCCAGCACGATGTTGATCAGGGCGGCGCCGTAGGTGCCGAACGAGCGCTGTACCAGCAGATAGGTCGATAAGCGCGTGCGCACGCTGACCACCGCGGTGAAGCAGCAGCCGATGCACAGGATCAGCGCGGCCAGGAAGGCGGCGCCCACCGCGCTGCCGAGACCGAGCGCCAACGCATTCTGCGCGCCGTTGAGGAAATCGGGTTGACCGATCGAAAAGCTGGCGACGATCAGTGCGACCCGCCACCCGGCCATTGTGGCCCCATCCGGCACGGGGCTGTGCGAGTATTGGTCGCTGCTGTCCGCCGTCACCTGTCGTCCCATCCGTTGAGCGCCTCGATCGGAACATAGTCTTCGGCGAAACCGAAAGCCGAGGGGCCGACGAAGGACAATGCTTCTGCGCTGCGCAGCATATGTGGCGCGGCGGCGGCGAGTACCTTCACGCGCTGGCCATATTTCAGGCGATCGGTGGTGATGCTGTCGGCCGTCTCGCGATCCATGATGGTGATGATGTCCGGGACCATCGCGCAGACCGCGCCATTGCGCCAAGCGATCAAATTCTCGTTCTGGAATTCCAGGTCCATGCGGCTCGCCCCGTCGAACGCCTCGATCGCCACGCGCCCCATCGCGAAGCCGCCGCGCGTCTCGCGTTCGAGATCGACGATCTTGCCGTCGAACAGGATGCCCCCAAAGGGATAGAGATCCGATGTCTGCAATGCGGCAATCAGCGCAGCGAACGGATCGCCGCCCTTTTGACGCGCGTCCCGGATTGCCGCGCCGATCGCGATCGCGGTCGAAATGCTGCTGGGAATGGCATGATCTTTCGTCTGGCGACCGGTCAGCGGATATTCGACCATGTGGGCGTCCCCGCCCAGTGCGATCGACACCTGCCGGGCGATCCGCTCGTGGACATGGTTGTCCTCCGTCTCGATGATCGCCAGCGAACCGCAGGCGCCCGTCAGGATCGAAGGGCATCCGGACAGACCATGGATGCTGAAGATCGACATTTGCGATTCCGGAAACGCACGCGCCATGCCATCGGCGTCGACCACCGGAATGCCCAATTCCGCAGCGGCGATCAGGGGCGCCAGTCCGTTGCCGCCGCCGATCTCGATCGGCAGCACCGCGTCGACTTTGCGCCCGGTCAACCGCTCGATACGGCGCAGACCGTCCACCGCCTCGCGTCCGTTAGGCAGCTTCTCGATCGAAACGGTCGGCGCGCCGATCCACCCACAGGGCACGACCAGCGCGTCATCCGCCAATTGTTCGAGCGAGATCAGCTCGAACGGTCCACGCCGGGCGATGCGCGCCTCGCCGAGCAACCGGTTGTGATACGGATCGCCGCCGCCGCCGGAGCCGAGAAACGCGGCCCCGCAGGCAAGATCGCCAAGCGCGGTGGCGTCGATCCGTATCATGCCGCGTCCGTGCGATCAGAAGCGATAAGACAATGACCCGGTGACGTTGCGCCCCGCCCCGTAGAGCGCCAGCGCGGAGTCGCCATAGGCG encodes the following:
- a CDS encoding cytosine permease — protein: MGRQVTADSSDQYSHSPVPDGATMAGWRVALIVASFSIGQPDFLNGAQNALALGLGSAVGAAFLAALILCIGCCFTAVVSVRTRLSTYLLVQRSFGTYGAALINIVLALVQYCAFGINASFIGEAMVVAARVNGFPDSFTAFVIAGSILAATSTPIGIRALERLALVVVPLLGIIFVTVATVALRRHGLVVVPSLHPPVPMRFGIAVTSVVGAYMIAVATMPDLSRYIRTERGAIGSMALSFPVATPLMMTVAALPALATGQTSVSGLIVSLGLGTPLLFLLATPMLTVNAANLYSGALALGATFPKVKGWMFTLLGAAIGTAFALMGIMDHFIPFLVFLSMIVPPIAAIYVIDAFTLFRHADTEASLRDLPAIRWEAIAVWIGSLVLVLAGTACGVTLTTVPALDASIVAGVGYGLIVRHSGRDRARRAQDRPSAARAPAAPPRV
- a CDS encoding DUF917 domain-containing protein, translating into MIRIDATALGDLACGAAFLGSGGGGDPYHNRLLGEARIARRGPFELISLEQLADDALVVPCGWIGAPTVSIEKLPNGREAVDGLRRIERLTGRKVDAVLPIEIGGGNGLAPLIAAAELGIPVVDADGMARAFPESQMSIFSIHGLSGCPSILTGACGSLAIIETEDNHVHERIARQVSIALGGDAHMVEYPLTGRQTKDHAIPSSISTAIAIGAAIRDARQKGGDPFAALIAALQTSDLYPFGGILFDGKIVDLERETRGGFAMGRVAIEAFDGASRMDLEFQNENLIAWRNGAVCAMVPDIITIMDRETADSITTDRLKYGQRVKVLAAAAPHMLRSAEALSFVGPSAFGFAEDYVPIEALNGWDDR